The region CATTTAGCATGGTGTATATATTTGAATCATCGCAACCAAAACTGTATTAACATCGGTGTTTCTTCACTTCTGCCTTttctttcaaatatatatatattgtatatatattataattatattatattatattatattataatatatatatatatatatatatatatatatatatatatatatatatatatatatatatatagctactggccttacttcctgtttaatgtttttaagaGTTTGAAATGATGAACTAAAATATCTGAATGCtgaaactgaattaaaatactTTCTGCACATGGATTTGGATTGGTCGATGCGTACAGCAGCGTGTCGTTAGCATACCGGGTTCAGGAATGAGTTGACTGCATCCtttgaatgtgtttttcttgttaAAGCGTCAGTCAAACGTtaatttgtggtgttttttaaGATCTGATGTAGTTCTTTCAGCATAGTTGTggaagaggatgatgatgaagaccATGATGATGGCACCATGGAGCACCAAAGTagacaaaacagaaatattaagGTTAGTCTTGttgatattaatattgtttatacGTGcgtcttaaagtgcacctattattgttttgaaacgtgcctaattttgctTTAAAGGTCTCATGCGATCgatttacgtgcatccgaggtcaaaaaacacacgttaacgtgctcatcatttaaactgcagcattacccttttcccccagtgtcacaaacgactcgttaaatgatccgttctaaaggattcgttctaaactcctcctttcagagagcatactctgctttgattggtcagatgtcccagtctgttgtgattgtgattggtctaccgctgtcgatgaagaccagaggcggggctttttattacaaacctacgtaggttggtacaggaagtaaagtgtggaatcactaacgactcgtttcagctgttcagaatcgattccttcttttgggagtcgataactccgtctGTCGTGCGCTTTCATTTTTGAAACTCTGCAGACTTTTTAAATTCACAgacagctacgtatataactcactacatgaaagggaatatttgaaaaaccataataggtgcactttaatagtaataataataataataataaatcattttgacttatttatttatcccgaACGTCTTGTTACCTGATTATGCAATAATTCATTTCAacctataaataaatacatgagcagcgctttatttaattatttaaacaaataattttttttatttggtttaaataaataaataaaagcttcagGTTATCAGGAACTGTCCTTCACCCTTTACCCACTTTCTCGTCTGGTGGAGCTGATGTTTATCTCATCTTAAAACGTTTGATTAATCTAAATTTATTCTGTCCATCACCAAAGAGTCCATTAACGTCATAATAACATGTAAATGACCCGAGTCTAAAGTGCAGCGTATTTGCTGAGTGAAAGGCGATTAATACGGTTCATTAGAGTAAGAAATTAATTTAGATCAGCTTTTGCCATCTGCTGTAAACAcaaattcactgcaaataattAGTTTTAGCAAGTTTTATTTCTCTAAATCTTCCCGGTGTGACATaccttgaacacacacacacatacaattctGTTTACGCTCTAGAGTAATATAAATCCATCGGTTACATTCACAGGTCATACTTCATACAGTATCTGTAAGGATTAACATCGAAAGGTTTTATATGGTTGtaagtaaaaatgtaaagaaatgtaaTGAACGTTGAAACAAGAACACTCCGCTGCTTCCTCGTCACTTCATCTGGGCTCCTCCGCGTGTTTCTCGGGGCGACGAGGTGGATTTTTCAGCTCAGGCCTTATCGTCCGCTCCGCAGATCCCCAGCAGAGTTTTCCGATAATCTCCCCCTGTGTCAGACTGGAACACGCAGGTTTACACAGCTTTTAATTACACTGAATGTCGGAATTAAGAGTGAATGAAGCTCGGGTTACGGTTTAGAAATGCGTCCGAGTTAGAAATAACGTGCAGGTGCCGTTTCAGCTCCACAGTTTCAGCGTAAATAAGAGTTTTCTCCTCCCTGATCTACTGCTGATCGTTCATTCTCACGTGCTAATGCAAATGAAACGATTTGAATCTGTAAGAAAAACAGCATGGACGCGTCGTGCTGCTGAATTTCTGATGCAAAGCGGAGGCTGGAGgaccaaaagaaaagaaactgcTGCTCTCTGTAAACGAATCGTTTGTATAAGAGTCGTTTCTTTTTAACGAATGGGTCAAACCGGTTCACAGGTTCGTCTGATTCGGTCTTCGCGAGGCATCTGTGCAGCATTAGTAATTGGTTAAAATATTCTAGTACAACTGCAATCAAATTTCAAATAgaagtaaaaaatattttttttaaaaacccaacaccatcatcactgACCGTGTTCAGATAACGGAAACGATTCATCCGGGTGAAACTGATTCACTTACATCGGACGTTCGATTCACTTAAACGGacaatcctttctttctttctttctttttttttattactgttctTACATCTTCTTTCATATCTtccatttttcctttctttctcttttttttgttgttgtttttttattaccttttttcttctttctttatttcctttctgtctttttcttacatgttcctttctttcattaaaaGATTTTTCAccttttaaattgtttattaccttttttcttttctttctgtttcctctcctctctttcttcaacatttcttttcttagtttttctttcattctttttatcctcttctttgttttcttctctttacagctttctttctttcccttttttgttggcttattcatttgtttctttctttcacatcaTTTCTTGCTTTCTTATTTCTTGTATATTACCGTGttccttttatttccttttcctaCCCTCTCTTTTGCTTTCCTTCTTtaattgtctttctttctttctttcagctgcaTGATCGATTTGCTCTCCTTGCCTTACTGAAGGCTAATCCTACATTCTCATTTATCCTAAAGTGTCTCCTTTCTTCAAAACTCGAGTGAGACGAGGAAGTTGTTCAGAACCGAGTATAAACGGTCAGCGGTATCACAGTAACCGGTTCATAGAGAGTAGTAGGAAGTTCTCGGTCATTGTCAGGGTGAACGATTTTCTAAACCGCTTAGAGAAACCTGGAGACCATCCCAGGGAGCGTGGGGcagaaggcggggtacacccaatccatcacagggcacaatcacacacgttcacacactacggacactttggatacGCCAATCATCCTTCggtgcatgtctctggactgggggaggaaaccggagtacccggaggaaacccccgcagcacggggagaacatccaAACACGCACAGGGCAGCGGCTAATCCGCTAATCCACCGTGTGGCAATTGTATTTTAATCGCGAAGAGGAAGTCGTTTACAATCGAGTATAAACGCTCAGATGCATCACAGTAACTACTGACACAGAGATGAAGAGAAAGTAGGAAGCAATGGCAGaaaatcccacacacacacacacacacaagttctcAGTCATTGTCAGGGTGAATGATGGGAGTATTTGTGTAAACACTCTGCTCTAACGTACCTCGATATCGGAGTATAAGGAGCGGCCGAACAGTTTTTTATACTCGGCCTTGATGTCCATCATGTCGATCTCGGAGCGGCTCACCATGATCCGAGTCAGCATGGCCTCGTCAGTGCCCGCACCCtgtaaaataatcagaaatattagatcattaataaataattaaccagGAAACATCAGCTAGCTGACGTATGGAAGAGAGCGGCACAGAACAGTGACCTGAGCGGTAGAGGTGGGCGTGTCGATcactttttactttatttatatttgtttttccttttctttatatctctctctctatcggtataattctttttcctttcttgtactttattcttctttatagcttcttgttttctttcctttttacatTCTCTACTTATTTTCTTTTCCCTAATCGATCTAATttcactttcttttactttcttctTTCTACTAATTCAACTTACTTcatcttatttttctttctttttcactttctctGATTGATCTTCTCTCTCTGcttattcctttctttctttctgtgtgatCTGTTTGCTGTCTTTACCTTCATACTCTTAAGGAGAAGCTCTGCCATGTACGCCGGGACGCTCTTCACACATTTCACtgcaaggacacacacacacacacacacacacacacattcattcatcagCCCTAAACGAgatcattaatttaaaagaaattgaTTTGAACAAAactatatttcaatattttaaaataaacacaaacacacaacatcatGCAGGGCCTATACACAGACAAATTCAAAATTGTCCCAAGCATTCAACATACCTATGGCTACCAGAACTTCCTCTAAATTCCCGGACATCTCGCTCTCGATGCTCTGCTGCAGGGTTTTCCCGCTCAGGTTCTTATATTCCACCAGGGCTTtaaataagacacacacacacacacacagagcattcaGATTTCTGTACAAGTTCTGATACAGTACAGAATTTTTATTCTCCAGTCTGACTCTCACTTTGTCGGAGCTGAGGAACGCTCCTGTGGCAGAGGATATCGATGAACTTGCTCTCGTCCGTCCCCCATTTCTTCTCTCCGGCCTCGTACAGGACCTGCGCGGTCAAGCCCCACGGTAAGTGTGGAACATGGTAAACCACGGTACAAAActttgttgtttaataaaatgtaatctaATGTTCAATTGATTACAAATGAAAATACGGTGAACATACAGTCTGTTCTAGAAAGAAAAtttataatgatatatatatatatatatatataaaaatctgatgtttctCCTACAAAggaatgtgaataataaacacagaggccaGGCCTCCCTCCTTAGGAATAACAAGCACCGAGGCCACGCTTCCTTCCTTAGGAATAACACCGAGGCCACGCTTCCTTCCTTAGGAATAACAAACaccaaggccacacctccttccttAGGAATAACAAGCaccgaggccacacctcctttcttaggaataacaaacaaaaaggtcacGCCTCTTTCCCTAGGTATAACaaacacagagaccacacctccatTCCTAGGAATAATaagcagaggccacgcctcctttcttAGGAATAACAAGCAccaaggccacgcctccttccttAGGAATAataagcacagaggccacacctccttcctcCTACATGAGCCATTAGAAGGGGAGATGTGGGGCATTAGCATAGCTCACATGTAgccatttaacattttttcagtggaatttgctgaaacaaacattTGCATGAAAAGAGTTTCTGTCTGACTTTACCTTCGCATCGGCTTTGGCTTTAGCAGCGTCCACATTTTTGCTCTCGTCCCTTCTGCCCTGTGAGTTAAACAAAACGAGCGGCTCACGTTACACACGTTACACGTTTCCATCCATCAGCCAGAGATACAAAACCTCCCATAATGCACCGACCTCAGCCAGGGTGATCAGAGTTTTCCCAAAATCCCCCGACACCTCCGACTTCAGATCGTTAGTCAGCGCTCTCCCCGTCTCTGTAACACACCGTCAGTCACATTACATCAACTTTACAGCGTGTGACAGTCACATGATCTTCTAAACCAGAATAATAAAACTACAAACCCTGTAAGTATGCGTCAGACAGAGCTTTGATCTGATGGTTGGATCGGGAGGCGAGGATCTCGATCAGCGTGCTCTCTGTAGTTCCAGCTCCCTGAGACGCCACAGACAGAGACTTTTATACCAGACATTATAATTATATCTGCTGTGAGTATCATTGCCTCATCGATATTAGAAGTGTCACGAGAATAAAAACTTTATCGTACAGCAacgaagcaaaaaaaacaaacaaacaaaaaaacaagagctTGTTTTTAGCTAGCATGTTAATGTTAACGTCAAGCAGTTATTTGGCTAACATCTGCTGTCTCGTGCTTTCTGCAGCACTGCGGTTGTGAATCGGAGATGCAATCGCCTGCCACGACACAAACATATCACTAGCGCACTAGCTCAAACACTGGAGAACGTCTGAAAGAGGAATGTTTCTCCGAGGTATGATCCATCGGCACACTGCAACGTTCAGGGACGTTGACGTGAGGGTGTATATGAGCTGGAGTTCAAAATTTTAATTTCCCACCAACTTCAACCAAACAGCTCCGATTGAGAATCACTCTGAGCTGCTATTATAATCAACCCGGTCTTATCCGACTCagtaatgcctttttttttttaaacgttattTTTAAGCagaaactgtacacacactgtagctTTAACGATTTAAAAGACCTAATCCGAGTTATTTCCGATCACCACGGTAAAACAAGACGACACACAGAATATAGAAAGTGTAAAGCGCTTACTTTCATTGCCTTTCTAATTTCCTGCATGTCGAACTGAGCCGGCGGGGTGACGAGAGCCACCAGGATGTCCTCAAATTGTCCATGAGTGTCTCCCTCCAGAGCGTCCACGAGAGACTGCAAATCAACATGCAGACTAAACCTGAATCACTGAGCGGTGGAGAAAACTTACAGCCACTACAGGGTTTGGTGGTAATATCACTCGATCCTAACCTCCTGTCCTGAAAATGGCGGAAAACGTTAAGTTACGGcgttatctctgactgttatacagaagcgctgacactggagactccttccataattcattttgaaataaacatctccttacagaatcaaccttttttttttttttttaaatccatttattgtGGTGCGTCCACTggacgagtccctgtgaacgagctgttactatggaaacgacgCAGTACAGTATGGGCACTGcagtcagagctactgttatagaaagttaaatcaacagcttctgaccaatcagaatccagaattcatcaGCGCTAAGAGGAGATAAAGGACAGTCCTGTGTGTGGTAAAGGAGTGGTTTCGAGGGGAGTTTTTACCTTTCCGGTCACGTCCTTGTACACTTTACAGATCTGCTGACGCTGAGCGCTGCTTCTCTGAGTCAGAATGTTGATCAGAGTCTTCTCGGTAGTGCCttaagacaacacacacacacacacacacacataatcttTGAGACAATGTGGGTGTTCTTCACCTCCACACT is a window of Ictalurus furcatus strain D&B chromosome 16, Billie_1.0, whole genome shotgun sequence DNA encoding:
- the LOC128620487 gene encoding annexin A3 → MASPWDDLSLLLDSPVSPSVPGRGTIKDKAGFNAGEDVAALRKAIEGIGTTEKTLINILTQRSSAQRQQICKVYKDVTGKSLVDALEGDTHGQFEDILVALVTPPAQFDMQEIRKAMKGAGTTESTLIEILASRSNHQIKALSDAYLQETGRALTNDLKSEVSGDFGKTLITLAEGRRDESKNVDAAKAKADAKVLYEAGEKKWGTDESKFIDILCHRSVPQLRQTLVEYKNLSGKTLQQSIESEMSGNLEEVLVAIVKCVKSVPAYMAELLLKSMKGAGTDEAMLTRIMVSRSEIDMMDIKAEYKKLFGRSLYSDIESDTGGDYRKTLLGICGADDKA